In one window of Cellulophaga sp. HaHa_2_95 DNA:
- the rpoN gene encoding RNA polymerase factor sigma-54, which yields MLKQHLSFKLSQKLSPQQIQLMKLIQLPTQAFEQRLKQELEENPALETGKEELDNFEDEFEDEFNDEIDSESINAEDINIDEYLSDDEIPEYRTQANNYSADDEERTVPYAAGTSFNQYLLNQLNTIYFSDDEWAIAEFLVGSVDESGYIRRPINDILDDLAFTQNVYTEAETIKKVLKTVQELDPPGVGATSLEECLIIQLKRKEITASIELAIAILEKSFDQFTKKHYQKLIQKHNITEEELRQAISEIERLNPKPGGSYSGNTRMIEHIVPDFSIKIVDGELELTLNGRNAPELHVSRGYNNMLEGYKNSKEKSKSQKDTVLFIKQKLDAAKWFIDAIKQRQQTLFITMNTIMQYQEEYFLTGDERNLRPMILKDIADTIQMDVSTVSRVANSKYVDTPYGTRLIKDYFSESMKNDQGEDVSTKEIKKILENVITEEEKRKPLTDDKLADILKEKGYPIARRTVAKYREQLGIPVARMRKEI from the coding sequence ATGCTGAAACAACATTTATCTTTTAAATTATCGCAGAAGCTTTCTCCTCAGCAAATTCAGTTAATGAAACTGATTCAATTGCCTACACAGGCATTTGAACAACGTTTAAAACAAGAATTAGAGGAAAATCCGGCTCTAGAAACCGGCAAGGAAGAGTTGGATAATTTTGAAGATGAATTTGAAGATGAGTTCAATGATGAAATAGATAGCGAAAGTATTAACGCTGAAGACATCAATATTGATGAGTACTTAAGTGATGATGAGATTCCAGAATACAGAACACAAGCTAACAATTATAGTGCCGATGATGAAGAACGCACCGTACCTTATGCTGCTGGAACTTCTTTTAACCAGTACCTATTAAATCAATTAAATACAATCTATTTCAGTGATGATGAATGGGCCATTGCTGAATTTTTAGTAGGTAGTGTAGATGAAAGTGGGTATATCCGTAGACCTATAAACGACATCTTGGATGATTTAGCTTTCACGCAAAATGTATATACGGAGGCAGAAACCATAAAAAAAGTTTTAAAAACTGTACAAGAGCTAGATCCTCCAGGAGTTGGAGCAACTTCCTTGGAAGAATGCTTAATCATACAATTAAAGCGAAAAGAAATAACCGCAAGTATTGAACTTGCGATTGCTATTCTGGAAAAATCTTTTGATCAGTTTACAAAAAAACACTATCAAAAATTAATTCAAAAACACAATATCACTGAAGAGGAATTGAGACAGGCTATTTCTGAAATAGAACGATTAAACCCAAAACCGGGAGGTTCTTATTCTGGAAATACCCGAATGATAGAACATATTGTACCAGATTTCTCTATTAAAATTGTTGATGGTGAGCTAGAACTAACCTTAAACGGCAGAAATGCACCTGAGTTACACGTATCTCGCGGCTACAACAACATGCTTGAAGGGTATAAAAACTCGAAAGAAAAATCTAAATCACAGAAAGATACCGTCTTATTTATTAAGCAAAAGTTAGATGCCGCAAAATGGTTTATAGATGCGATTAAACAACGCCAACAAACCCTATTCATTACCATGAATACGATTATGCAATACCAAGAAGAATATTTTTTGACGGGTGATGAGCGTAATTTAAGACCTATGATTCTTAAGGATATTGCAGATACCATCCAAATGGATGTTTCTACAGTTTCTAGAGTTGCCAATAGCAAATATGTAGACACACCCTACGGCACGCGTTTGATAAAAGACTATTTCTCAGAATCCATGAAAAATGATCAAGGAGAGGATGTTTCCACCAAGGAGATCAAAAAAATTCTTGAGAATGTAATTACTGAAGAGGAAAAAAGAAAACCTCTTACCGATGATAAATTAGCAGACATTTTAAAAGAGAAGGGCTACCCTATTGCACGGAGAACAGTGGCAAAATACAGAGAACAATTAGGAATTCCAGTAGCTAGAATGCGAAAAGAAATCTAA
- a CDS encoding porin family protein: MIKEFLVALFLLPVLVVSQENSFESSGDTNYLEDQFYLGVNYNFMLEKPQDVFKRNFSYGLQIGLIKDLPLNNSRTIALGLGLGYAVNSYYSNLIVTHENDVISYYAESDASLYKRNKFEMHSIEVPFEFRWRNSSPSKYKFFRIYSGVKFTYNFSARSKLVTDTDRDGFSNPDLERLQYGLTLNFGYNTFNLHLYYSLSDFLKKDTLLDTGEVITIKPFRVGLIFYVL, from the coding sequence ATGATAAAAGAATTTTTAGTAGCGCTTTTTCTACTACCAGTTTTAGTAGTAAGTCAAGAGAACTCTTTTGAATCTTCTGGAGATACAAATTATCTTGAAGATCAATTCTACTTAGGGGTAAATTATAACTTTATGTTAGAAAAGCCTCAGGACGTTTTTAAGAGGAATTTCTCTTATGGCTTACAGATTGGCCTTATTAAAGATTTACCTTTAAATAACAGCCGTACAATAGCCTTAGGGCTAGGTTTGGGCTATGCGGTCAACTCTTACTATTCTAATTTGATTGTAACGCATGAAAATGATGTAATTAGCTACTATGCAGAAAGTGATGCATCCTTGTATAAGCGTAATAAGTTTGAGATGCACAGTATAGAAGTGCCGTTTGAATTTCGTTGGCGGAACTCAAGCCCTTCTAAATATAAGTTTTTCCGAATTTACTCTGGTGTAAAATTTACCTATAATTTTAGTGCTCGCTCTAAATTAGTGACCGATACCGATAGAGATGGTTTTTCAAACCCGGATTTAGAGCGCTTGCAATATGGACTTACACTCAACTTTGGATATAATACCTTTAATCTTCATTTGTATTATTCCCTTTCTGATTTTCTAAAAAAAGATACACTTCTAGATACGGGCGAGGTTATAACGATTAAGCCTTTTAGAGTGGGACTTATTTTTTATGTTTTATAG
- a CDS encoding biopolymer transporter ExbD: protein MSKFSKKKDGDIPAVSTASLPDIVFMLLFFFMTVTVMKDTSVKVQNDLPKASEIKKLEKKDRVITIYVGAPTQEYQKVFGSEAKIQLNDKFSSPSEVGPYILQERAKKSEDLQNVLTTSLKVDREANMGIISDIKEELRKVNALKVNYTTYEGIAFDNLR, encoded by the coding sequence ATGTCAAAATTTAGCAAGAAAAAAGATGGTGATATCCCTGCGGTTTCAACTGCATCATTGCCAGATATCGTTTTTATGCTTCTGTTTTTCTTTATGACCGTTACGGTAATGAAAGATACTTCTGTAAAAGTGCAGAATGATCTTCCTAAAGCAAGTGAAATTAAGAAGTTAGAGAAAAAAGACCGTGTAATCACTATTTATGTTGGAGCACCAACTCAAGAATACCAAAAAGTTTTTGGTAGTGAGGCGAAAATCCAATTAAATGATAAGTTTTCTAGTCCTTCTGAAGTAGGTCCTTACATACTTCAAGAAAGAGCAAAGAAATCTGAAGATTTGCAAAATGTATTAACTACATCATTGAAAGTTGATAGAGAAGCAAACATGGGTATTATTTCTGATATTAAAGAAGAATTACGTAAAGTAAATGCTTTAAAGGTTAACTACACTACCTATGAGGGTATTGCTTTTGATAACCTTAGATAG
- a CDS encoding biopolymer transporter ExbD: protein MPRRGAPPEVNAGSMADIAFLLLIFFLVTTTIETDAGLDRMLPPLEPPTEAPPIIKEKNIFTVNINKNGQLLVEDELADIKSLKEKAMAFLDNGGAAKGTEEYCNYCMGKKDIASSDNPSKAIISLKNDRETQYGVYITVQNEIVAAYNELRNRESQRLYKRNFTDMEAEYLNPETSDEAKAVLKERVRKIQELFPQKFSEAETSSGN from the coding sequence ATGCCAAGAAGAGGAGCACCACCAGAGGTTAACGCCGGTTCTATGGCAGACATCGCTTTCTTACTGTTAATCTTTTTCCTAGTAACTACTACTATTGAAACAGATGCAGGTTTAGATCGTATGTTGCCACCTTTAGAGCCGCCTACGGAAGCACCACCAATTATTAAGGAGAAGAATATTTTTACTGTTAACATCAATAAAAATGGACAACTTTTAGTTGAGGATGAACTGGCAGATATAAAAAGTTTGAAAGAAAAAGCCATGGCTTTTCTTGATAACGGAGGAGCTGCAAAAGGCACCGAAGAGTATTGTAACTATTGTATGGGAAAAAAAGATATTGCATCTTCTGATAACCCTAGCAAAGCTATTATTTCTTTAAAGAATGATAGAGAAACACAATACGGAGTTTATATTACAGTTCAGAATGAAATTGTTGCAGCTTATAATGAATTACGAAACAGAGAGTCTCAAAGACTTTACAAGCGTAATTTTACAGATATGGAAGCTGAGTATTTGAATCCAGAAACTTCTGATGAAGCTAAAGCAGTTTTAAAAGAAAGAGTGAGAAAAATACAAGAATTATTTCCTCAGAAATTCTCTGAAGCTGAAACTTCAAGTGGTAATTAA
- a CDS encoding MotA/TolQ/ExbB proton channel family protein: MKRLFSILAVAGLFVCNTNTVNAQVNANAITSNLSATIATAATMIQDAAATEAERGFVQVLKEKFIEGGAGFMGIVLLCLILGLAVAIERIIYLNLATTNTTKLKQRVEDALASGGIEAAKEVCRNTKGPVASIYYQGLDRAGESIDSAEKAVVAYGGVQMGQLEKNVSWLSLFIAIAPMLGFMGTVIGMIQAFEKIAAVGNLSASLIAGDIQVALLTTVFGLIVAIILQIFYNYIIAKIDSIVNDMEDSSISLIDMLVDHKK; the protein is encoded by the coding sequence ATGAAAAGATTATTCTCTATCCTAGCAGTGGCTGGGTTATTTGTATGTAACACAAATACTGTTAACGCTCAAGTAAATGCAAATGCAATTACTTCTAACCTATCCGCAACTATTGCGACTGCAGCAACAATGATTCAAGATGCAGCAGCAACAGAAGCAGAAAGAGGTTTTGTTCAAGTATTAAAAGAAAAATTTATTGAAGGTGGAGCTGGCTTCATGGGTATCGTACTTTTATGTTTGATACTAGGTTTAGCAGTTGCTATTGAAAGAATTATTTACTTAAACTTGGCAACAACAAACACTACAAAATTAAAGCAAAGAGTTGAAGATGCACTAGCTTCTGGTGGTATCGAGGCTGCTAAAGAAGTTTGTAGAAATACAAAAGGACCTGTTGCTTCTATTTACTACCAAGGTTTAGATAGAGCTGGTGAAAGCATCGATTCTGCTGAAAAAGCGGTTGTAGCTTACGGAGGTGTTCAAATGGGACAACTTGAGAAAAACGTTTCTTGGTTATCTTTATTTATCGCTATTGCACCAATGCTTGGTTTCATGGGTACTGTAATTGGTATGATTCAGGCCTTCGAGAAAATTGCAGCTGTTGGTAACCTAAGTGCTTCACTTATTGCAGGTGATATTCAGGTAGCATTATTGACAACGGTATTTGGTCTTATTGTGGCTATTATTCTTCAAATTTTTTATAATTACATTATCGCTAAGATCGATAGTATTGTAAATGATATGGAAGATTCATCAATCTCTTTGATTGATATGTTGGTAGATCACAAAAAATAA
- a CDS encoding asparaginase: MMTKKTKILLIYTGGTIGMIKDYKTGALRAFDFGKLKKNIPELTQLDCEISSHSFETPIDSSNINTSHWVSISETIEDNYAQYDGFVVLHGSDTMSYSASALSYMLENLTKPVIFTGSQLPIGDLRTDAKENLITSVQIAALQAKGVSVIQEVGLYFEYKLYRGNRTTKFSAEHFQAFGSLNYPPLAESGVHLKVFKEYLLKPKKKKTLIVHKNLDNNVAILKLFPGFNEHLLRAVLETPDLKAVIIETYGSGNAPTDSWLTENLKKAIKKGIHIINVTQCSGGSVIMGQYETSEHLQKLQVINGKDITTEAAITKLMYLLGNGISNKLFKTVFETSLRGEMV; the protein is encoded by the coding sequence ATAATGACTAAGAAAACTAAAATACTTTTAATCTATACGGGTGGTACTATAGGGATGATAAAGGATTACAAAACGGGAGCTTTGAGGGCTTTTGATTTTGGAAAATTAAAGAAAAATATTCCTGAATTAACGCAATTAGATTGCGAGATATCAAGTCATTCTTTTGAAACACCAATAGATTCTTCTAATATTAATACGAGTCATTGGGTATCCATTTCAGAAACTATTGAAGATAATTACGCTCAATATGATGGATTTGTGGTGCTCCATGGAAGTGATACCATGAGTTATTCTGCTTCTGCATTAAGTTACATGTTGGAAAACTTAACCAAACCCGTGATATTTACGGGCTCCCAATTGCCTATTGGAGATTTGCGAACAGATGCTAAAGAGAACTTAATTACCTCTGTTCAAATTGCCGCTTTACAAGCAAAAGGAGTGTCTGTAATTCAAGAAGTAGGGTTGTATTTTGAATACAAATTGTATCGTGGAAATAGAACCACTAAGTTTAGTGCAGAGCATTTCCAAGCATTTGGTTCCTTAAATTACCCTCCATTAGCAGAATCTGGAGTACATTTAAAGGTGTTTAAGGAATATTTATTGAAGCCAAAAAAGAAAAAAACGTTAATTGTTCACAAAAATTTAGATAATAATGTCGCTATTTTAAAATTATTTCCGGGTTTTAATGAGCATTTATTGCGTGCTGTTTTAGAAACGCCAGATTTGAAAGCGGTGATTATTGAAACTTATGGTTCAGGAAATGCTCCTACGGATAGTTGGTTGACAGAAAATTTAAAAAAAGCAATAAAAAAAGGAATCCATATTATTAACGTTACACAGTGTTCTGGAGGGAGTGTTATTATGGGGCAATATGAAACAAGTGAGCATTTGCAGAAGCTGCAAGTTATTAATGGTAAGGATATTACGACAGAGGCGGCCATCACTAAGTTGATGTATTTATTGGGCAATGGAATCTCTAATAAACTCTTTAAAACAGTTTTTGAAACATCTTTACGAGGAGAGATGGTTTAA
- a CDS encoding TatD family hydrolase, with protein sequence MIFTDTHTHLYSEAFDEDRDLAVKNAIAAGVERFFIPAIDSTYTQSMIALEQAFPDHMFLMTGLHPTHVKENYLEEIAHIEDMLKKHTYYAIGEIGIDLYWDKSFLRQQQEAFRMQIKIAKREKLPIVIHCRDAFDEVFEILEEEKGVDLFGIFHCFTGSKEQALKAIGYNMKLGIGGVATFKNGKIDQFLNEIDLHHIVLETDAPYLAPTPFRGKRNESAYLVKVAEKMATIYDRSIADIAAITTANSKEVFGI encoded by the coding sequence ATGATATTTACAGATACGCATACGCACTTATACAGTGAAGCATTTGATGAGGATAGAGATTTGGCTGTTAAAAATGCGATAGCAGCGGGAGTAGAACGTTTTTTTATTCCTGCGATTGATTCTACCTATACGCAATCTATGATTGCATTAGAGCAGGCATTTCCGGACCATATGTTTTTGATGACGGGATTGCATCCAACGCATGTCAAAGAAAATTATTTAGAGGAAATAGCGCATATTGAGGATATGCTTAAGAAGCATACCTATTATGCAATAGGAGAGATTGGAATTGATTTGTATTGGGATAAATCCTTTCTTAGGCAACAACAAGAGGCATTTAGGATGCAAATCAAAATAGCTAAAAGAGAAAAACTACCCATCGTTATTCATTGTAGAGATGCGTTTGATGAAGTATTTGAAATCTTGGAAGAAGAAAAGGGCGTTGATTTATTCGGAATTTTTCATTGTTTTACCGGCTCTAAAGAGCAAGCATTAAAGGCTATTGGTTACAATATGAAATTGGGAATTGGCGGTGTAGCTACTTTTAAAAATGGTAAGATTGATCAATTTTTAAATGAAATAGACCTTCATCATATTGTTTTAGAAACAGATGCACCCTATTTGGCGCCAACGCCATTTAGGGGAAAAAGAAATGAAAGTGCCTACCTAGTTAAGGTAGCGGAAAAAATGGCTACGATATATGATAGGTCAATAGCGGATATTGCGGCAATAACAACAGCTAATTCTAAAGAAGTATTTGGAATATAA
- a CDS encoding TIGR02281 family clan AA aspartic protease has protein sequence MKSLKKFLKEKKYLKIPLVLTSTNHFEIKAKINNIEGRFILDTGASNTCVGFDKIELFNLTSKESSIKAAGAGATNMETLISTKNSIEIGKWKLKKLKIVLFDLVHVNEALTNHNAQPVDGIIGADLLKKGKAVIDYDKKVLYLKQK, from the coding sequence GTGAAGAGTCTCAAAAAGTTTTTAAAAGAAAAAAAATACCTTAAAATACCCCTAGTTTTAACCAGTACCAACCATTTTGAGATCAAAGCCAAAATAAATAATATAGAAGGGCGTTTTATTCTTGATACTGGCGCTTCTAATACCTGCGTAGGTTTTGACAAAATAGAATTATTTAATTTGACCTCTAAAGAATCTAGCATAAAAGCCGCTGGTGCTGGCGCAACAAATATGGAAACCTTAATTTCCACTAAAAACAGTATTGAAATAGGGAAATGGAAGCTAAAAAAATTGAAAATTGTACTTTTTGATTTAGTTCATGTCAATGAAGCTTTAACCAATCATAATGCCCAACCTGTCGACGGAATTATTGGAGCCGACTTATTAAAAAAAGGAAAAGCGGTAATAGATTATGACAAAAAAGTACTTTACCTAAAGCAAAAATGA
- a CDS encoding cytochrome-c peroxidase → MLILSPVKKIGFLLAFSLLASCATENDYTEITTEAEDQELKSTLIKLSGSLNYYELPNSTDYSKIPADPKNPITEEKVALGKLLFHETGIGLDGKTETNKETYSCASCHHSAAGFQSGIQQGIGDGGMGFGTFGESRIIDPLYTEDMIDVQPIKSPTVLNTAYQKLMLWNGQFGATSKNIGTEANWTEGTPKAVNLLGFEGIETQAIAGLSVHRMTLDKTFCDSNHYSTLFDKAFPEVAITERYSLVYAGLAIAAYERTILSTDTNFQNWIKGDVDAMTSDEKKGAILFFGKAKCYQCHNGPALNSEEFYALGMKDLEGPNVHGIIDDVTKKGRGGFTNNPSDNYKFKVPQLYNLTDVHFFGHGGSFTSVRDVITYKNEASKENAEVAASELSGKFTPLNLTEEEIDFLTLFIEISLSDKNLNRYVPSTLPTGLCFPNADPTSREDMHCN, encoded by the coding sequence ATGCTTATATTATCCCCTGTAAAGAAAATCGGCTTTCTTTTAGCCTTTAGCCTGCTCGCAAGTTGCGCAACAGAAAATGACTATACGGAGATCACCACAGAAGCAGAAGATCAAGAATTAAAATCAACACTAATAAAGCTTTCTGGAAGTTTAAATTACTACGAGTTACCTAATAGCACAGATTATTCTAAAATACCGGCCGACCCTAAGAACCCGATTACAGAAGAAAAAGTAGCATTAGGTAAATTGTTATTTCATGAAACGGGAATTGGTCTAGATGGAAAAACAGAAACCAACAAAGAAACCTACTCATGCGCCAGTTGCCATCATAGCGCAGCAGGCTTCCAAAGTGGAATTCAACAAGGTATTGGAGATGGCGGTATGGGTTTTGGCACCTTTGGAGAGTCTAGAATCATAGACCCACTATACACAGAAGACATGATTGATGTTCAGCCGATAAAATCTCCAACGGTTTTAAATACTGCTTACCAAAAACTCATGCTCTGGAACGGCCAGTTTGGAGCAACGAGCAAAAACATAGGCACTGAAGCCAATTGGACCGAAGGCACCCCAAAAGCAGTAAATCTTCTTGGTTTTGAAGGAATTGAGACGCAGGCGATTGCAGGACTTTCTGTTCACAGAATGACTTTAGACAAGACTTTTTGCGACTCTAATCACTACAGCACCCTTTTTGACAAGGCTTTTCCAGAAGTAGCTATCACAGAAAGATACTCCTTAGTGTATGCTGGTCTGGCGATTGCAGCCTACGAGAGGACAATTTTATCTACCGACACAAACTTTCAAAATTGGATTAAAGGAGATGTAGACGCCATGACTTCCGACGAAAAAAAAGGAGCTATTCTATTCTTTGGAAAAGCAAAATGCTACCAATGTCATAACGGACCCGCATTAAATTCTGAAGAATTTTACGCTTTAGGAATGAAAGATTTAGAAGGCCCTAACGTACATGGCATCATAGATGATGTTACTAAAAAAGGGCGCGGAGGGTTTACCAATAACCCTTCTGATAACTATAAATTTAAAGTTCCGCAATTATACAATTTAACAGATGTTCATTTCTTTGGACACGGAGGGAGCTTTACCTCTGTGAGAGATGTGATTACCTATAAAAATGAAGCCTCAAAAGAAAATGCTGAAGTAGCAGCGTCAGAATTATCTGGAAAATTCACTCCGCTAAACTTAACCGAAGAAGAAATAGATTTTTTAACTCTGTTTATAGAAATAAGCTTATCTGACAAAAACCTGAATAGGTATGTACCAAGCACATTGCCCACAGGACTTTGTTTTCCTAATGCAGACCCTACCTCTAGAGAGGACATGCATTGCAATTAA
- the odhB gene encoding 2-oxoglutarate dehydrogenase complex dihydrolipoyllysine-residue succinyltransferase produces the protein MILEMKVPSPGESITEVEIAAWLVQDGDYVEKDQAIAEVDSDKATLELPAEESGIITLKAEEGDAVAVGEVVCLIDTSAEKPSGGSKAPAAKEEVKEAPKEEKKAPQPVQAKETYASGAASPAAKKILAEKGMESSAVKGTGKDGRITKEDAVQAVPSMGTPTGGKRGESRSKLSMLRRKVAERLVSVKNETAMLTTFNEVDMSPIFELRNQHKEAFKSKHGVGLGFMSFFTLAVVRALDLYPSVNSMIDGKEMITYDFCDISIAVSGPKGLMVPVIRNAENLTFRGVEAEVKRLAIRAREGEITVDEMTGGTFTITNGGVFGSMLSTPIINPPQSAILGMHNIVERPIVRNGEIVAAPIMYVALSYDHRIIDGKESVGFLVAIKEALENPVELLMEGNTNKALEL, from the coding sequence ATGATTTTAGAAATGAAAGTTCCTTCACCAGGGGAATCTATAACGGAAGTTGAAATTGCTGCTTGGTTAGTTCAAGACGGAGATTATGTAGAGAAAGATCAGGCAATAGCAGAAGTAGATTCAGATAAAGCAACCTTAGAATTGCCTGCTGAAGAAAGTGGTATTATCACTTTAAAAGCAGAAGAAGGTGATGCTGTTGCTGTTGGGGAAGTTGTTTGTTTAATTGATACAAGTGCTGAGAAACCTTCAGGAGGTTCAAAAGCACCTGCAGCAAAAGAGGAAGTGAAAGAAGCTCCAAAAGAAGAGAAGAAAGCACCACAGCCTGTACAAGCAAAAGAAACCTACGCATCTGGAGCTGCGTCTCCAGCGGCAAAGAAAATATTAGCAGAAAAAGGAATGGAATCTAGTGCGGTTAAAGGCACTGGTAAAGATGGTAGAATAACCAAAGAAGACGCTGTTCAAGCAGTTCCTTCAATGGGAACACCAACAGGTGGCAAAAGAGGAGAAAGTAGATCTAAATTATCAATGCTACGCAGAAAAGTGGCAGAACGTTTAGTTTCCGTTAAGAATGAAACGGCAATGTTGACTACATTCAATGAAGTAGATATGTCTCCTATTTTCGAATTGAGAAATCAACATAAAGAAGCTTTCAAAAGCAAGCATGGTGTTGGTTTAGGTTTTATGTCATTCTTTACATTAGCAGTAGTTAGAGCTTTAGATCTTTACCCATCCGTGAATTCTATGATTGATGGTAAAGAAATGATTACCTATGATTTCTGTGATATTAGTATTGCAGTTTCTGGTCCAAAAGGATTAATGGTTCCTGTGATTAGAAATGCAGAAAACTTAACTTTTAGAGGGGTAGAAGCAGAGGTAAAACGCTTAGCTATTCGTGCTAGAGAAGGTGAGATCACTGTTGATGAAATGACAGGGGGTACATTTACGATCACTAATGGTGGTGTATTTGGTTCTATGTTATCAACTCCAATTATTAACCCTCCTCAAAGTGCGATTTTAGGAATGCATAATATTGTAGAGCGTCCTATTGTCCGTAATGGGGAAATAGTTGCGGCACCAATTATGTATGTGGCATTATCTTATGATCATAGAATAATTGATGGTAAGGAATCTGTAGGTTTCTTAGTAGCAATTAAGGAAGCTTTAGAGAATCCAGTAGAATTACTAATGGAAGGTAATACAAATAAAGCTTTAGAATTATAA